The sequence below is a genomic window from Armatimonadota bacterium.
TTGTAAGTGCGGTAATTGCCCAAGCCGACACCCAAAGGAAATGTAGTGGCATATTTCATTGCACTATTCATCAGGCTGAAGCGGTCAAAATCGCCCTCGGTTTTAGATTGCTCCACAACATTTGCATGCAGAAATGGCCATGCAACCAGTATAATGATTGAGACGCATACTGCTGTCACGTAAAACAACTTACGGTTGCTTAGAAACACTACAGTCCCCAACGCCGCCAACATAGCAAGCCATCCTGATACCCAGGATATTCCGAGCACAACAACGATGACAATCGACAATGCCACAACAGCCAGGCAGCCAATTCGTTTCGCATTCCACTGCCGTGTATGTAAAGCCACAGCACAACAATAGCTGGCTGTCATTACAATTAATAGAGATGACCATGGAGCCTCGAGCGGTATGCGGTTGCCGATTGCGGTGTTAAAAAGATTGTAGCTACAAGCGGCAATTAGAGACAGAGTGATTATTCTCAACCACTTGCGATTGCTGACTGATGTGGCGATCATAATCAGTGCGCCGGCACTCAAAACATGCAAACCAAGTTCGATTACATTCACCTGGGGTTTCTGAAACATCTTATTGACATGCACATCCCAAAACAAAAGCGAATTCACCACATTCAGCACGCAATATGCCAAATAGAGCGCCATCGGCACATAAAAGCCGGATGATATGCGCATTTTGGGCAATGATCTCAGGAAATATTTGCCTGCCCATACCACAAGCAAAAAGCCCAGCATGATTTCGCTGATGAACACCCCTTTGCCCACACCTGAACCACCAACAGCCAGGTCCGGCGTCTCGCCCCATGGAATAAATGCGACCAAAACGTACAGTGCAATAGCAGCCTCAAAATGCCATGCAGTCACAAATACAAGGACCGCTCCAAAAATGGCTGCCGCAACATAATACAAATTGACAGCGGCTGTAAATAACCCTAAGAACACCCCAAATAATAGTATAACAAGAGTATTCCGCGTTACCGCAGATATGCGCTCCGGGGTCCACTGCTGTTCTTCTCGGAAGCCGCCTGATTCCTGACGGGTTTCTGTCTTTTTATATTTCATATTTTACAATGATTTCTCAATAATGAACCAAACAAGGTGATGTGCAGCCCACTACAAAATAGGTTGTTCCATGTTTTTGTGAACCATAGAGTCAATTAAGTTGCAAAAACGTTCACCAACCGCTGACCACGAATAGTTCTCCTCAATAAGTCGGCGTGCGTTGGCAGAAAGCATAGACGATAATGAATGATCCGAGCGAAGTCTCGCAATGGCGCACGCAAAATCCTCGGCAGTATCGGCAATAAGCAGATGTTGACCGTTCTCAACACACAAGCCCTCCGCTCCGACAGAAGTAGACACGACAGGAATCCCTGCAGCCATTGCCTCAAGTATTTTTATGCGGCTTCCACCGCCTTCTCTGAGTGGAACAATGCACATCTGGCTGCGCCGAAGTGGAAAGCGTATATCGTCAACATATCCGGTCAGCTCCACTCCGGGGCAATCTGCTATCTGCCCTACCCCCTCAGACGGCAATTTGCCCGTAACATGCAGCATAACACCAGGAGATAGCCTAGACACTATGGGATATATCTCTTGAACATAATAGCTCACAGCATCCCGGTTCGCACCATAAGTCAGCGCGCCATTATATATCATATAGCCGTCGATAGGCTCACGTTCGTTTGGGGAATAATGGAAGTGGTCTATAGCATTTTGAAGCACAATTCCCATTTTGCTGGACTGATAGCATTCGGCTATCAACTTCTTCTCCTGCTCGGAGACACACGTATACGCATCACAGCGTGCGAGCAGATCGCTTACACAGTACCGCCACTTATAGTAGCGGGCAAGCCAGCTTATACGCGCTAAGAGCCCACCATTGCGGCATTGACCGTGCAGCCAACCCACTTCAAGCTCCTCGAAAAGCACAGGGCAATCGACTCTATGAGGCACATAATCCATTGCCACAAACTGAGATGCCACAATAATGTCCGGCCTAAGAGTCTCAATGCAGCGCGCCACACTCTCTTCCATACGCTTATCTCGCGAGCTCACCATAAAACTGGGCCTCAGAGAAAACAGCCCTTTGAGGCGGACAAGACGGCCTGAAGGATACCAGTGGTTTCTGTGACACGAGACTACATCACAGACATCCGACAGGTATCGAATATCGTTCTCCCGCGAATCGTCCTGAAGTACCGAGATCAGTGATACATTGTGATGCCGCGAAAGCGCCTTTATCAAATTGTAGACTCGTATCCGAGCCCCATTATCCTGAGGATACGGAAACCAGGTCGAGATAAACAGTATATTCAATAAGTCTCCGTGCGCCGTATCAATGAAATGCCTTCGCGCAGTTGAGTTCGTACTTGAGATCACGACATCGCTCGCCGATCTTTCGTGCAGGAACTCCACCAACTATCTCATATTCAGCCACATCTTTTGACACCACAGCACCTGCTGCAATACCAGCCCCCTCACCTACATCTACTGCAGGCAAAATCATTGCTCTAGAACCGGTGAACACATAATCGTGCAACACCACAGGACCACCCTTGCCGCCGAAGTGTGGACACTTCGGGTCGTGCTGTAAAGTAAATATAGCAGTCTCGCCAGCTATATTTACATTATTGCCTATCGTTATCCCTTCTCTGGCGTCTAAGAAACAGTGATCACCTATAACACAGTGATCGCCGATCACGATATTCCACGGCTGATAGAAACGACAGCCGAAGTGGATATAACTCTTCTTGCCTATCTTGATGCGGAACACATACCTGTAAAAAAACAACCTGGCGTGGTGGCTCGGAACATAGCCGATTAAATCGCAAGCGAATTCCACTCCGTCCAGCACCAGCCATCCTGCTTTACGTAGCATTGAGTGTCTTTTACAGAACGCCACAGACCAATCTTTTAGTTTCATCAAAGCCATCCTAAGTCAAGTTCCAGGCTGCAGAATCGATCGATAGAGTGAAAGCGTTGAGGACATCATCTTGTCAAGACTGAAAGATGACATCGCACGTTTATATCCAGCGTTCCCGAGAACAGTCATTCTCTCGCGTGAACCGATCAAATCCGCCAGTGCTGCATACAATGCCTCGGGGTCACGCGGACTAACCAGCACACCGGTCCTGCCATCGTCAACTGCTTCTCGAACGCCTCCAACATCAGTAGCTACAACCGGCTTGCCCGCCATCATCGCTTCTACAATTGTAAACGGAAAGCTCTCAAAAAGTGATGGAAGAACGAACACATCGAACACGCTCATCAAATCGCGTGAATCACTCCGCCAGCCGCAAAATCGAACGCTGTCAGATATTCCCAGATCGGCTGCCATATCTTTCAGTTCATTTGACTGACTGCCGTCACCCACCAAACACCAGACTATGCGGGCCGATGTGCGCTGCCGGAGCAACCTGAGCGCGCGTAAAAGATAAGCCAAGCCTTTTTGGTTCTCAAGGCGCGCAACAGTGCCCAAAACAATGTCATTACTGTTGATCGACAACTCCTCACGCAGCCTGGCGACCACCTCTGGACAGGTAATATGTTCCTCGACACCATTATATACTGTTGTGATTTTGGACTCCGGCAATCCTCGCCCAATTAGAAATGCGCGCGCTGACTCACACACTGTTATTATGTGGTGCGCATATCGCAAGCTGACTCTGTCCATGATTGTTTCTTTTGCCGTATGTGCTATTGTTGGAAGGTGAGTAGTAACAATGATCTTGCTTCTCCCCGCCATTCTTGCAGCAATGATGTCTGCTGTGGAAGCACACGGATGACACAAGTTGAAGTGCAAAATGTCGGTCTGCACCTTTCGATAGAATCGTAAAGAACGAATTATATCTGCAGGCTTGACGGCAAATCCGTTTGTAGGTAGATTCTTGACCCCAATGTGATCCGGGACAGGCCGTATTGCAGGTGAGTCTGGACCTCCAGGCAGATATACGGCTCTTACACACTCACCCAAACCCCGTGCAAGCATATAGAGATACCGCTCGGCGCCGCCATATTCGTGCGTATTTGCTATCAAGCTGACAGACATCGCCTCGTTCATCAAAGACCTGCCGCATCTTCCAAGATACTTCGCAACTGGGCGATGGACTTATCCCAACTCCAGTTATTTGCAACACTCTCGCGTCCGGCTTTGCCCATCGAATCAGCCAAGTCAGGATCACGAACAAGTCTTTCGACGTATCCTCCAAACTCATCAGGGTCACGCTCTGCAAGAAAACCGTCGACGCCATGCGTAATTGTTTCGCGCACCCCACCCTCGCAAATGCCGACTACAGGAGTTCCGCAAGACATTGACTCCAATGGCACCAGCCCGAACGGCTCAAGCACGGGCGCATAGACAGTGCAAATCGCAGAATTATATAATCCGACAAGGCTGTCATCGGTTATATCCGAGTGAAAAGTGATCCTCACTCCTAACGCCTCGGCCTTTGCACATAGTTCAGCTTCATATGGATCATACGGAGCATACACAATATGCAATCTTGGCCGGTTACACTCATCTATGCGTGCCAGGCTCTCAATAATAAACTCGTGTCCCTTAAGCATAGAAAGCCGACCGACCGATAACACATAATTTTGTTTTTCTTGCCCTGTTGGGTGAAACAGAGCCGAGTCTATGCCGAGATAATTCACTTTGGCGTTCACTCCATAAGTACTCAGCATATATTCTCTGGTGTAATATGAGTTGCACAGCACTGTGTTTGCCGAAGTTAACGCAGCATACTCATTTTGCACAGCAGCCCTTGTGTAGAGCATTCTGGCCGGATCTTTGTATGAAGGGTGAGGGCCGCCTGCCAACAGCGCCTCGTGCATCGCTCGGAACGGCTCGTCGGCGTAATATACAACCGGGGTTTTCAAGAATCTCAACAGCGCCGGAGTTTGAGTTATTCGACAGATGCGTGCAAAGACGACATCATAACCGCCAGCGTCTATGTCCGCTGCAATCTGCCTGCACGACTTTGCCATTTCGGCCAGATTATGAATATTGACCAAGCCGTTAAGCCTGCCAAACGGCGAATGAAAAATCCGCCGCAGTTTCACGGGATAATAATGAACTTTAGCAGCAATAGAACAGCTCGTATCCGAGTTTGTGTATATATCAGTGACACAATCTCCCAGACGGGTAAACTGCTCCATAGCAGCCCGATAAGCTCCTCCGTGCATCAGATTGTGATATGCTGCCACTCTCATGACGTATTACTCTTACACTTTCTTGATCCGTCCACACAGCCGGAAGGCAACCCAACACTCAAACCCAAAGCCAGCTTTATTGCATTCTTCCATACGTGAGGCTCAGTTTTCCACATTAGCGGATCATGCAGCAGAGCACGACACAACAACGCAACCCTATTGCACCTAGATATGCCGACCGGTGCATAGGCCGTGGTGACAAGTGCTGATGCAAGAACCAGCCTAGTGGCTCGGCGAATGAAGTCCGACCTGACTGGATCATCGGCAACCATTTTGAGCGTCTTTTCAGAAAGGCGCTTGACGCTGTCAAACATAACCTGCAGACGTCTGTGGCTCAGGTTCGCTGCGTGAACGCGATAACTAGACCTGACTGCCGGAAACCTTTCCACACAGCCGCTGTAAGCCAACCGCATCCATAGATCCGCATCTTCAACAAACACTAAACCGGTGTCAAAATGCCCAACTCTGTCCAGAGCAGGCTTTCGCACGACAACAGTAGAAGTCTGAATAAAACATCGCAGAAACAGTTGACAGACCAGGTCGCCAGTCTGATCAATATCCGGAATAACTCTTCCATCTTTAATAAAACACCGGTCTGCCACAGCCGCATCAGGTATCAAGTTGCCGTGCTCATCGATGCATTCGTAGTCCGTATAGGCCATCTGTAAGTCAGGAATGCGGTTGAACATATCCATCTGATCAGATAACTTTGTCTGATGCCAAACATCATCCGCGTCCAAAAAAGCTATTATATCCCCATGTGAGGCATCTATGCCGACATTTCGTGCAATTGACGGATGCCCACTGTTTTCAGTACGTATATACCGAACCCGCTCACCATACGAACGAACGATATTCGGGGTATCATCCACCGAACCATCATCAATTACGATTATTTCCTGTGGAGCAAGCGTCTGATTCAGTGCCGAGTCAATCGAATGGCGGATAAACCTCTCGCAGTTATATACCGGTATTATAACGCTGATGCCGCTCATGCCGGCACCTCATGCTCCGCGGACATATCCCTAAGCTTTGACAGATAAGTCTCAATCTCGATCTGGTACGGCAGAGGCACACTTTTGGAGCACGGGCTCATCACCAAAGCCGCAGCAGACCGCATTGCGCTGACAAACACGCCGCGATCCACATGACATATGCCACCGGACATTACCAAATTGACGAATGCACGTACAGCCGTACGATAATCGCCCACGCCGCGGCAAGCATGCACTGCGGCGCCCCAAAACATACCGCTCCATACTCTAACCGATTCATGCCCACCCAATGAATTGACTAAGTGTACACAGTTCTTCAACCATCCGGCTCTGGTGCGATAGTCACTAAGGGAATAGACATCAGCCAAAGCACAACCAACAAATGCACTGCGGACGGCATTGTCGTCACACAATTCCGCTGATCGTTCGATTGCGACCTTAATCCACTCAGTCGCAATTTCCATCTTGCAATACGCTGCCCTGGCAGCATATGCCGCATATGAAAAAAGCTCTGCCTCAAGTCTGTTACTATTATCGAGTTCCGAGCGTCTAAGCCGCGTCTTCTCTATCACCGCAAGGCTTCCTTTCAGCAAAGCAGGCAAGTTGTTTATGCTCTGATCCGAGTGAATCCGCACTGCCGAGACCGGAACCTGAACACTGCAAAACGGCCCAAGTTCGGAAACGCGAATCCAAAAATCCCAATCTTCCGAAAATGAGAGCGAAGGGTCAAATCCGCCTGTCCTGTCAAACTCAGTGCGCCTCATCAGCATGGACACCGCGGTCAGAGGACAACTCAATAAGAGATCGTCACTGAAATTCTTAACCACCGGTTCGTCGCTCTGATTTAACAGATCGTGTGGAGTCAGCAAATGGTTTCTTTCATCCATATGAACGTCCGACCCGTACACCAGAACCACATCCGGAAACCGATCCATCAGATCGACTTGCATAGCCAGTTTGTGCGGCAGCCAAACATCATCCGAATCGAGAAACGAGACAAACTCGCCGTTTGATGCATTCACACCGTTGTTTCTCGCCATGGAACGTTCCTGGTTCACCTGACGGATATATCTTATACGCGGGTCGGAAAATGATGCAACGACATCGGGCGTATTATCTGTCGAGCCGTCATCAACCACAATCAACTCGAAATCCTGATAGGTCTGGTCGAGCACGCTTTGTATTGCCTGACGCAGCATTCGAGCTCTATTGTATGTAGGTATAATAACACTGACTCTGCTCATAGTAGTCATTCAGCATTAACCAGGGCCGCCAAATACTCACCCGCCATAAGAGCGCGCCGCTTCATTTCGGGGACCACGGTAATAAGCCTGCCCTTAACATCATTCTCCGCTTGAAGCAGGTCCGACATCAATGACGACAGACCTCGCGGTGTCAACTCAGACACTGGAACAACCCAGTCGGTTGAGCCAAAAAGATCTTTGTTTATTCCAATAGACTTGGTGCTGTATGAAATGGAGAGTGTCGGAACACAGGTCGAAAAAGCGGCAATCGTTGCATGTGTCCGGGCTCCTACAAACGCGCGCATCCGTGAGATCAGCCATTTATATTCCGACGCACACAGCCCTTGCGGAGCCAGCATTATTTGATCAGTCGGTTCTCCCAGACCCTGGAGAACTGCTTCCATAAACGCATAGTCATCGTTTCCTGACTGCATCACATGAGGAATCAGCAGTATTGGCCCCATATCTGCGGATATGAGTGACTTAATACATTCTTGGGCTGTTGACAGCCAAGCATCGTAACTCAAACCCACACACTTGCCCAACAAGGGACTGATATTAACGCCAATAGGCTGCCGGTCGATAAACTCAAGAAGCTGTGATGACAACTCAGGGCAAGATGGCAGCAGTAGAAAAGCAGGGTCTGCCATAAGTTTCACGCGGTCACCCAGTCCCAGTTTGCAGAGGTAATCGAATGTGACACTCTCTCTGGCAAGGATCAATCCAAACCTGCCCAAATGCCGGGCAATTGTCTCCTCAAATGACGAATCTGTCGAAAACGGACCTACGCTTGCACCCCACAGCACAACGGGTATCCCCGAATCAAGCATGACTTTGTCCAAAGCCATGTGATGTAACGGTTTTCCATAGTCGAGCGTGTAGTTGTCGCCTCCTATCTGCAATGCGCACAATGCATTTCGGGTAGCCTGAAATTCGACACGGAAACCCAAAGCATTCTGCCAAACTGGCGAAGCTCGATGGATCACTCTATAGCGCCACCAATCAGCATCAAACCGCTTGAACCATGAATCGTTATGAGGTTTGTGAACAATCCTTTTATCCGATTCATTTCTTGCGTCAGCCAGGCAGTCAGCATCCCCAAAGCTGCTCAACACA
It includes:
- a CDS encoding glycosyltransferase family 4 protein, which encodes MRVAAYHNLMHGGAYRAAMEQFTRLGDCVTDIYTNSDTSCSIAAKVHYYPVKLRRIFHSPFGRLNGLVNIHNLAEMAKSCRQIAADIDAGGYDVVFARICRITQTPALLRFLKTPVVYYADEPFRAMHEALLAGGPHPSYKDPARMLYTRAAVQNEYAALTSANTVLCNSYYTREYMLSTYGVNAKVNYLGIDSALFHPTGQEKQNYVLSVGRLSMLKGHEFIIESLARIDECNRPRLHIVYAPYDPYEAELCAKAEALGVRITFHSDITDDSLVGLYNSAICTVYAPVLEPFGLVPLESMSCGTPVVGICEGGVRETITHGVDGFLAERDPDEFGGYVERLVRDPDLADSMGKAGRESVANNWSWDKSIAQLRSILEDAAGL
- a CDS encoding glycosyltransferase — its product is MSGISVIIPVYNCERFIRHSIDSALNQTLAPQEIIVIDDGSVDDTPNIVRSYGERVRYIRTENSGHPSIARNVGIDASHGDIIAFLDADDVWHQTKLSDQMDMFNRIPDLQMAYTDYECIDEHGNLIPDAAVADRCFIKDGRVIPDIDQTGDLVCQLFLRCFIQTSTVVVRKPALDRVGHFDTGLVFVEDADLWMRLAYSGCVERFPAVRSSYRVHAANLSHRRLQVMFDSVKRLSEKTLKMVADDPVRSDFIRRATRLVLASALVTTAYAPVGISRCNRVALLCRALLHDPLMWKTEPHVWKNAIKLALGLSVGLPSGCVDGSRKCKSNTS
- a CDS encoding glycosyltransferase family 4 protein, with the translated sequence MNILFISTWFPYPQDNGARIRVYNLIKALSRHHNVSLISVLQDDSRENDIRYLSDVCDVVSCHRNHWYPSGRLVRLKGLFSLRPSFMVSSRDKRMEESVARCIETLRPDIIVASQFVAMDYVPHRVDCPVLFEELEVGWLHGQCRNGGLLARISWLARYYKWRYCVSDLLARCDAYTCVSEQEKKLIAECYQSSKMGIVLQNAIDHFHYSPNEREPIDGYMIYNGALTYGANRDAVSYYVQEIYPIVSRLSPGVMLHVTGKLPSEGVGQIADCPGVELTGYVDDIRFPLRRSQMCIVPLREGGGSRIKILEAMAAGIPVVSTSVGAEGLCVENGQHLLIADTAEDFACAIARLRSDHSLSSMLSANARRLIEENYSWSAVGERFCNLIDSMVHKNMEQPIL
- a CDS encoding glycosyltransferase — protein: MSRVSVIIPTYNRARMLRQAIQSVLDQTYQDFELIVVDDGSTDNTPDVVASFSDPRIRYIRQVNQERSMARNNGVNASNGEFVSFLDSDDVWLPHKLAMQVDLMDRFPDVVLVYGSDVHMDERNHLLTPHDLLNQSDEPVVKNFSDDLLLSCPLTAVSMLMRRTEFDRTGGFDPSLSFSEDWDFWIRVSELGPFCSVQVPVSAVRIHSDQSINNLPALLKGSLAVIEKTRLRRSELDNSNRLEAELFSYAAYAARAAYCKMEIATEWIKVAIERSAELCDDNAVRSAFVGCALADVYSLSDYRTRAGWLKNCVHLVNSLGGHESVRVWSGMFWGAAVHACRGVGDYRTAVRAFVNLVMSGGICHVDRGVFVSAMRSAAALVMSPCSKSVPLPYQIEIETYLSKLRDMSAEHEVPA
- a CDS encoding glycosyltransferase family 4 protein; its protein translation is MNEAMSVSLIANTHEYGGAERYLYMLARGLGECVRAVYLPGGPDSPAIRPVPDHIGVKNLPTNGFAVKPADIIRSLRFYRKVQTDILHFNLCHPCASTADIIAARMAGRSKIIVTTHLPTIAHTAKETIMDRVSLRYAHHIITVCESARAFLIGRGLPESKITTVYNGVEEHITCPEVVARLREELSINSNDIVLGTVARLENQKGLAYLLRALRLLRQRTSARIVWCLVGDGSQSNELKDMAADLGISDSVRFCGWRSDSRDLMSVFDVFVLPSLFESFPFTIVEAMMAGKPVVATDVGGVREAVDDGRTGVLVSPRDPEALYAALADLIGSRERMTVLGNAGYKRAMSSFSLDKMMSSTLSLYRSILQPGT
- a CDS encoding O-antigen ligase family protein; this encodes MKYKKTETRQESGGFREEQQWTPERISAVTRNTLVILLFGVFLGLFTAAVNLYYVAAAIFGAVLVFVTAWHFEAAIALYVLVAFIPWGETPDLAVGGSGVGKGVFISEIMLGFLLVVWAGKYFLRSLPKMRISSGFYVPMALYLAYCVLNVVNSLLFWDVHVNKMFQKPQVNVIELGLHVLSAGALIMIATSVSNRKWLRIITLSLIAACSYNLFNTAIGNRIPLEAPWSSLLIVMTASYCCAVALHTRQWNAKRIGCLAVVALSIVIVVVLGISWVSGWLAMLAALGTVVFLSNRKLFYVTAVCVSIIILVAWPFLHANVVEQSKTEGDFDRFSLMNSAMKYATTFPLGVGLGNYRTYNSFYYGEKWGTTTYSSAHGTYSQHLAETGIPGTVLFLGILVQGFLWLKKNYHRISDSFSRAYILAAMGQMVGISAAAILGDYIIPTYHNGGLITFSTTVYSWLIWGLAVAHVRLAGTSGSECL
- a CDS encoding acyltransferase, coding for MKLKDWSVAFCKRHSMLRKAGWLVLDGVEFACDLIGYVPSHHARLFFYRYVFRIKIGKKSYIHFGCRFYQPWNIVIGDHCVIGDHCFLDAREGITIGNNVNIAGETAIFTLQHDPKCPHFGGKGGPVVLHDYVFTGSRAMILPAVDVGEGAGIAAGAVVSKDVAEYEIVGGVPARKIGERCRDLKYELNCAKAFH
- a CDS encoding polysaccharide pyruvyl transferase family protein, coding for MMTHKCVLLVGNGPYSNRGCEAIVRGTVEILSRSFPRTQFVLSSFGDADCLADARNESDKRIVHKPHNDSWFKRFDADWWRYRVIHRASPVWQNALGFRVEFQATRNALCALQIGGDNYTLDYGKPLHHMALDKVMLDSGIPVVLWGASVGPFSTDSSFEETIARHLGRFGLILARESVTFDYLCKLGLGDRVKLMADPAFLLLPSCPELSSQLLEFIDRQPIGVNISPLLGKCVGLSYDAWLSTAQECIKSLISADMGPILLIPHVMQSGNDDYAFMEAVLQGLGEPTDQIMLAPQGLCASEYKWLISRMRAFVGARTHATIAAFSTCVPTLSISYSTKSIGINKDLFGSTDWVVPVSELTPRGLSSLMSDLLQAENDVKGRLITVVPEMKRRALMAGEYLAALVNAE